The Pontiella desulfatans sequence ATACAACTGCTCTGTGTCATCGGTGCCGTGTCTTGCGCATCCGCCGCCCCGCTGAAGGATGAATTTTCCGATGACTTCCTGATGGGAACGGCACTGGGGAGCCGCCATGTGAACCATCACTATCGGTATCCCATGCGGCAGGATGCAAAGGAGCTCGCCGTGGTGACCCGGGAGTTCAATTGCCTTACCGCCGAGAACCTGATGAAAATGGAATACCTCCAACCCCGGGAGGGCTTCTTCAACTTTGAGCAGGCCGATGAATTCATGGCCTTTGCCGAGGAGAACGGCATGGCCGTCGTCGGCCATGCGTTGGTCTGGCATTCGCAGACACCGGATTGGCTGTTCAAAGACAAGTCCGGCAATCCGGTTTCGCGCGAGGTGCTCATTGCGCGGATGCGCAACCACATTCACACGGTGGTCGGCCGCTACAAGGGCCGCATCAAATACTGGGATGTGGTCAACGAGGCCATCGATACCAAGATGGTGGTGGATGAAAGCCTTCCATTGGATGAAGAGGGAAACCCGCAAAAAAAACGAGTGGCTTTTTATCGCGATTCCCCATGGCTTCAGATCATTGGCGAAGACTATATCGAACTCGCGTTCCGCTTTGCGCACGAAGCCGACCCGGGAGCCCGGTTGCTTTATAATGACTTCAGCATGACCGACCGGGCCAAGGTTGAATTTGCCGCCGGGATGGTGCAAGGCTTGAAAGCCCGGGGCGTCCCGATCGACGGCGTCGGGATGCAGGCGCACTGGCATTTGGATTATCCAGCGGTCGAGCAGCTGCAGGAGTCCATAGATATCCTGGCCGCAACCGGCGTGAAGCTCAGCATCACCGAACTCGACATCGGCGTGCTCCCGCGCGGAAACCATTATCAGGGAGCGGACGTAAGCCGGCGCGAGGAACTGCGCGCGGAACTCAACCCCTATACCAACGGGATCCCTGCGGAAATTCTCCGTGAGCAGGGCGAAAAATACCGTGCATTATTCGAGGTGTTCCGCAAAAACCGGGAGCATCTTGAGCGGGTGACCGTTTGGGGCGTCTCGGATAAAGATAGCTGGAAAAATAACTGGCCGGTGCCGGGCCGAACGGCGGCCCCGTTGCTGTTCGACGCCAACTACCAACCCAAGCCCGCCTACTATGCGCTGCAGAAGCCCAGCATGGTCGTCATCATCTGCGACGACCTCAACGACTCCATCGCAGGCATGGGTGGACACCCGCAGGCGAAGACGCCGAACATCGACCGCTTGATGGAGCGCGGTGTGCGTTTCGAAAACGCCGCCTCCAACTGCCCCCTGTGCGGGCCGTCGCGCGCCAGCCTCTGGAGCGGGCTGCTTCCGACCTCGACCGGCTACTATGGCTCCAACCAGCAGGCCAATCATTGGCGGAAAAATCCGGTGCTCAAGGAAGCGCCCACCCTGTTCGAACATTTCACGCGCAACGGCTACCGAAACTTTTCCACCGGCAAGATCCACCACAACGGCCATGAGGAGCTTTCGATCTTCCAGAATCCGGATGGTTTCCCGGGCTTTGGAAGCAAACCTAACTTCGGGCCGATTCCAAACGATGGAAAACCGAAAAACCTGCGCAACGGCGTACTGCCCCCGTGGATGCCGGCAAAGCTGCGCAAGGAAGGTGGGTGGGGCGACGGCTTCGGCCCCGTTCAGGATCTGAAACCCTACGGCGCGGAGTATGGCTGGACGATGTTTTATTCCGGCGAGCCGTGGGAGTTCCGCAACGGCCACGACCGCGATCCCATGCCGGACGAAATGCATGCCGCCGAGGCCGTCAAGTTCCTCAAACAAAACCACGAAGCCCCGTTCCTGCTGACGGTCGGTTTCACGCGCCCGCATTCCCCGTGGTATGCACCGCAGGAATATTTCGATCAGTTTCCGCTCGAAACCATCGAACTTGCGCCCATCCTGAAAAACGACACCGACGACTGCGCAAAGATTCTTGTTGAGCAGAACGACATCGCCCAGCCATGGGGCTGGCAGAAATACAGGAAGATCATGGAAAACGGCGGCGAGCAACAGCTGCGCCAATGGACGCAGGCCTATCTCGCCTGCGTGGCGTTTGTCGACGATCAGGCGGGAAAGATTCTCGATGCGCTGGATGAAAGCCCCTATGCCTGCAACACGCTGGTCATCCTCACCAGCGACCACGGCTACCACATGGGCGAAAAGGAATACCTGTTCAAATATTCCCCGTGGGAGGAGAGCGTCCGCATCCCGCTGGTGGTTGCCGGCCCGGGCGTGGCCACCAACCTGGCCTGCTCAACTCCGGTCTCGCTGATCGATCTTTACCCGACCTTTACCGACTATGCCCGTATGCCGCCGCCCCCGCGGCTCGACGGTTTTTCGCTGCGCCCCCTGCTGGAAGATCCAGCGGCTGGAAAATGGGCCGGCCCGGCCTTTTCCCTCGCGGCGTCCGCCTCCAAGGTTCCGGTCGAGCAGAACGTTCCCGCCAAGGCGTCCGACCAGCATTTCAGCCTGCGCACCGAGCGCTACCGCTACATCCGCTGCCGCAACGGCGAGGAAGAGCTCTACGACCACCGGAACGATCCCAACGAATGGATCAACCTCGCCGGGAATCCGGAATTCGGGCAGGAGCTCGCCTCGTTGCGGGAAAAACTTGAACAAGCGGTTCCGCAGGATTGAACCGCAGTTAGTTGCCGTCGAATTTTGAAACGTCTTCGAAGAACCGGCCTTCGTCGATGAGGCGCGGGTCGCCGGTGGCCTTCATTTCCGCGAGCAGTTGTTTCTGGAGCCTTGCAACGACTTCCCGGTATTCGGGATTGTCCGCGAGGTTGTTCATCTGGAACGGATCCTTTTGCACATCGAAGAGCTCCAGGCGCGGGCGCTTGCCATAGGCGTGCTGGAAATAGGTCTGCCACTTGGGGTCGTTGCGATGCTCGACGATCCACGCCTTGGCCGGCCCGGCATCTTCGTCGGGAAGGGTGGCGAAGGTGTTGTTTTCCAGCTTGTCGGAGGAGGGGGCCTTCCCGTTGTCCAGATCGAAGGGGTCGCCCAGCGGATAGCGGTCGGGCCGGAAGTTGATGACCAACAGGAATTCCCGGGTGCGGATGGCGCGCTGGGGGTAGGGCAGGTTTCCGGCGCGGGCCTTCCGGACGTGCCGCTCGCGGCCGATGTAGACCCCGGTGCGGGCGGGGTCGACCCATCCGTCTTTTTCGGCCGCCAAAACCGGCCAGAGTGTTTTCGCGGTCATCACCGACGGAACATCAACCTGGCCCGCCTCCAGGAAGGTGGGCGCCAGGTCCGGCAGCGAAACAAAGTCGTTCACCACGCGGCCGCCCCCGATGCCCGGGCCGGAGAGCGCGAGCGAAACCTGCGTGCCGAAGTCGTAGAGGTTGCATTTCCCATGCGGGAACCCCGGCGCGCCGTGGTCGCCCGAGATGGCAATGATGGTGTTTTCAAATTTGCCGCTCCGCTTGAGTTCTTCAATCAGCACGCCGATGGCTGCATCGAACGCCTGTGCTTCGCCGAGGTAGTCGGCGAAATCCTGCCGCACCTCATGGACGTCCGGCAGGAAGGGGGGCATCTTGCCCTTCAGGCTGTCGGGATCAATGTTCCACAGTTTCTTGCCGGAACCCTTGATCCACTTGCGGTGCACGTTGGTGGGGCCGAACCAAAACGCGAACGGCTTGCCTTGGCCGCGCGTTTCCAGGAAACTGCGGAAGTTGCCGCGGGCTTCGTCGAGCAGGGCCGCTTTGGCCTCTTCAACCGTTGAACCCTTTTTGATCAGTGCGGTTGCGGTTTGGGAAAACGAGTTGAAGCGTTTCCCGGCCTGCTCAAACCGGGTTCTTTTTTCGCCGATCGGAGCGTTGAGCGGGGTTCCCGGCGCCCACACCTTGTAGGAATAGCCAATGTCGTATCCGCCCGCCTCCAGCAGCAGCGGCCAGCTCGGGATCTTCGAATCCCACGTGGCGCCCTGCAGGATGGCGCCATTTCCCGTCCGCCAGAAATGCTGCCCCGAAAGCAGCGAGCTGCGGCACGGCGTGCACGAGGGCGAGTTGACGTAGGCATTCAGGAACAACACCCCGGCTTCCGCCACCCGGTCGAAGTTCGGTGTCGAAACGGTATCGTTCATCGAGCCGGGCCCCTCGACCTTGGCGTAGGCGCTCGCATGCCGTCCCCAGTCGTCGGCAAACAAAAACAGAATGTTGGGCCGTTGCGCCGAATGGGATCCGGTTGCGGCGGCAAGAAGCAGGGCGGCGAGGGAGGACAGATGCATTTTCATGGAAACACTATAAAGGGGCCGCGGCTCGCCCCGCGACTTTTTTTTGCCGAATAACGCGGGTGGATCATGCGGGGTAGACTGTAAATCAAACTGTCCGAAATTGGAGCGAGAAGAACCCCATGCCAGAATGAACCTTATTCTACATCGACCAAAACGAAGAAAAGGAGCATCGGCATGGGGCAGAAGGAAAGTAGCAACAACGACCGCAAGGGCAAACATTTGAGCTGGGAAGAACGCATCCAGATAGAGACCCTCCATAGGGAGGGATACTCCGAAAAGGACATCGGCGAACGTCTTGGCCGCTCTCATGAAGGCGCAGTGCTTGGAGTATGCGGTTTGCGAGAAAACCATCTATAACCTGATCGACGCGCAGAAGGTGCCCGGCGTGACCAATGAGTCGCTATGGGAGAAGCGCAAGCGCAAGAAGGGCCGCAAGTCGTTGTGCCGACAGCGCAAGTGCGCCGTGGATCCCGGCCATGGCATAGGTGATCGCCCGCAGGAAGCCGAAGAACGGCAGGTGGCCGGGCTCTGGGAGATCGACCCGGTCTTTGGCGGCAAGGGCAAGGGAACGGCCGTCCTGCTCACCCTCACCGAACGAAAGACCCGCAAGCAGATCATCCGCAAGCTAAAGGACAGGACGGAGAAGGCCGTTGCCCGCAAGCAGGTCCAGAAGATCGAGGACGGGATAAACAACTATCCGCGCAGGATATTGGATTTTGAAACCGCAGAGGAACGGTTCATTCAGGAGCTGTCGGCATGAGGCGCGAAAAAAACGGACAGTTTGATTTATAGTCTACCAATGGCCTTCGGGCGGCTAGAAGACCAGCAGATCCTTCGGGGAGCCGATGCCGAAAAGGCGGTCGGAAATATCGCCCAGCGCCCCTAGGGTTTCGCTCGAGAGCAGGCCAAGGATTTCATCGACGGCCTCGCCCGAGATCATGTAGGGGGCGCCGTTGAAGATCAGATCCTGGTCGATGCAGAATCCGTAGATCTGGTATTCGCCGCACTCCTCCGGGGGATAACCCTTCACCATGCAGTGGCCGAGCCAGCGCTCGTGGCGGGTTCCGAATTTTTCCAGTAGTTGGGCGGGGCGGTGCTCGAGGTCGACGTTTTCGGCGAAATAGCTGCGGATGCGCCGGGTGCTCTCCTCCGAAAGGTTCTCCAAGCACTGGAAATGGCACTGCAGGCAGATGGCGTGCTCGAACAGGGTTTCGCCATCCTGGAATGCTTTTTCGATCACATAGTTGGTGCCCGGTTCCATCAGCTCGCGGTGGCACAGGCTGCAATGGCTGATCGGCTTGCCGGTCTCGAACGACCAGAAGATTTCCGGAACCGGGATATAGTCATCATAAACAATCATGCGGTATGGATAACACAATTCAACCGCCTTGAACAGAGGCCGCGCCGTAAATGAATGCGTTTTTTCCGCCGAACTTCAGGGTATACGTACCGAGGAAAGCTTTGTAGTTGGTCATTTCGATAGACTGAATCTTCCTGCCACCCGCTGTCACCAAAGAGTTTTTTCAGATGCTCATTACCGCGACGAAGAATACCTCCACCTGAAGATCTACGACCTACCTCATCTGGCAACGCGACGGGACCTGTGAGACGCACTTCCGAGAAGAACCGGAATTTTCTTCTTTGGAATGAATTACCACAAGCGCTTTTTGGCGAAGGCGCGGCCCGAACCGGATTTAAGATAGGCCTCAAATGCTGCAGATTGCTCTCGTGAAGAAAAAGCAAGATAGGTCACGAATTCCCATGGCTTGTATCCTGCCTATCCGATTAACACAGGCTAGGTCGAATCTTTCGATTCCCTTGCGGCTTTATAAAAGTTTTGCACAGTCGGAGACTCCACCTGGACCGCAATTTTCAGCACACTCTCGAAGCCTACCATGGGCCAGAATCGGCGATTGAACCGGAATACGAATTCGTTGAGATAGCCCTGCAAGTGCGCCGAACTCACGCCGTGGTGTGTTCCCAGAAGCCAGGCATCAAGATTTCCGAATACAATGTGAATCATCGGAAGATGCTGGTCCGTTTTGGCCTGATCCCCTCTGATGGGCACGGCGATGTGTTTGTACCCCAATCCATGCAAGTTGTCATAGCCCGTCCATCCGTCGGTTCGTACTTCGGCTTTCTTCTGGACGTTGGTCACAAGGATCGGCTCCAGCGTTTCCTGCTTTCGGTTGGGAACAACCTGAAGCCGCAACCTTCCCGCAATAAAACTCCGTCCATGTCCTCCCTGATGCTGTGGACGCTGCCCTGATGGCAGGTTCGGATCAGGCCCCAGAGCCTTCTTGCGAGGCATAACTTCCACCATACCAACAACAAGTGTTTTGTGATGCCGTCCCCGGCCCTCCCCTTGGGTTGTGCCACCGACGAACGTCTCATCCACCTCAACGGGCCACTTGGAACCAATTCGGTCTCGCTCTGGCCGAACCATAGCCATGCGCAACTTGTGCAGAATCAGAAACGCAGTTTCGTAACGTTTGATACCGAGCTGCCGCTGGAATTGCAGAGCACTCATACCCGGGGTCTGCGTCGTCACCAGGTAGGCAGCCCAAAACCAAATCGTCAGGGGGAGTTGTGTTCGGTGCATAATTGTTCCTGCTGTGAGGCTGGCCTGATTCCCGCATTGCCTACATTCCAGCACGCGGGGTCTGGCTCGAAGTCGCCAAGGGTCACCGACGTTTCCACAGGACGGGCATTCGAAACCCGCTGGCCACCTGACATGCTCCAGATGGTGCAAGCAGGATGACTCATCAGGAAAGCGATGTTGAAACTCCAACAGGGTTCGAGGGTAATTCGACATGCGTTAGGGTGTGCCAAAAACACCAACCTGTGTCAATCGGATAGGCATGGCTTGTATTTTGAGGTATGCGGAGATCCGCCCTCATTGTGTTTATTTAGGCGGGATTTGAGATCATCGGTGAGGCCGATGTAAGTTTGGCCGGGATTTGCGATGCTCCGAATGAGGTAAACGTAGTGCATGACTTTTCCTTATGGACGTGCCAAGTCCTCCTTCGCTAAAGCTTCGGCGGACAGCCCTCGCCAATTCTCCGGCTTGCCAGCCGAAGGCGGTTGCCAAGTCCTCCTTCGCTAAAGCTTCGGCGGACAGCCCTCGCCAATTCTCCGGCTTGCCAGCCGAAGCCTTGGCGAAGGCTGGTGGAGGACGCGTCGTCGATAAACAATTCACGCTCCGCCCGCCCGTCATTCACAACCTCTTCAACAGCAGCTTCATACGAATCGTATATTTCCCAGGGCGAGAGTTGTGAAAAAGGAAGCGATTTAACCAAATTTCCTTTCTCCGTTTTCTCCGCGAGTTTGCGGGTGCTATTTTGACTCCAGTTTACAGCATAAAAACCGCGTCAGAATCTTCCGTATCACAGCAGTTGTCATAGCTTTGTCACAGCTTCGTGTCGCAGCTTGTCACAGCTCCGCTAAAGCATAGTGACGAGTGGGATCTGTTGCTCCTGCACCAATTTCTAAAATGACCTCTTTATCCAGCATACCCTTGAGGTCTCGTTGCAAGCTACGTCGATTTACATCGGGGCAGATACCTTCAAAGTCCTGAATGGTCAGTTTTCTGTTTTGAAGCAAATAACCCAGAGCTTTGCCTTGGCGTTCATTCAGACTGTGCTTCTGAACCAGAACGTCGCGGCGGATAACCTGCTCGCCTCGCTCTTTCACTTCGATCATCTGGGTTTCGAGCCCCGTGATGAAATAGTCAAGCCAGCCGGTCATATCCATATCGTTTTCTCGAACGCTTTGGATCTTTTTGTAAAAAGTGGGTCGGTCGCGGTCGTAGTATTCGCTGATGGTAAACAGCCGCTTGAAGTCGTATCCAGCTTTGTACAGGCAAAGCGTGGACAGCAGGCGCGAGGCGCGTCCATTTCCATCGAGGAATGGATGAATGTGCACCAACTGGAACTGAGCAATACCGCTGACCAACACCGGGTGAATATCAAGATCGCTGTTCAGCCATTTGACCATTTCCGACATCATGATCGGCACGTCCGCCGCGCCGGGCGGGGTATAGATGACTTGACCAGTTGCCGCATTGGCCACATAGTTTTGAATGCGCCGGTAGTTTCCAGGATCAGCTTTGCCGCCGCGAACGCCATCCACCAGTTTACGGTGAATCTCCCGAATCATACCTTCATGGATCGGATCCCCGCTGTCCAGGCACTCGGATACAAATCCAAAGGCCGAGCGATAATTGAGCAGTTCCCGCGCATCATCCGGGTCAGCCTCCGGCACCGCTTCTCCGCGCCATAAACGTTCTGCCTGGTCCAGTGTCAGATGCGTTCCTTCAATATGGGTTGTATGATGCGCCTCTTTGATCAATGCCTCAGCGCCCATATCCCGCACCCAGTCATCCGACAAACGCGCCGCCTCCAAAAAACCACGCGCCCGCTCAATCTGCGTGATCGCGGCGGTCATGCGGTTGGTGATGGTGAATTTGGGTGTGAAGGTGGTCATGAGCTTGTCTCCTCATTTTTATCCAGCACTGCACTCTTTCCCTCCCAAACCGTCGAAGCGAGCGTATTCGATCTTATGGGCGCACGCGACCAATGTTCATCAACGGCCTGAATAAAAGAAGACCGAACAAGTTTTGCGCGTTTCGTCAGCCACTGTCCGTGTTCCGCCCGGAGATAAAGTCCTTCAGCAGGATCATCTGATATTTTTGATTGCGCTAACATCAGTTCTATCTCCGACAGAGAAAAGCGCCCTTGGGCCACCTGTGGGACTTTGGTGACTTCCATTTGTTCGAACAACTCATTTCGGCGCATAACTGAGAGGAATTTCTTTTCATGCTTATCATAAAGATCAAATCCAAG is a genomic window containing:
- a CDS encoding endo-1,4-beta-xylanase produces the protein MKSYFIQLLCVIGAVSCASAAPLKDEFSDDFLMGTALGSRHVNHHYRYPMRQDAKELAVVTREFNCLTAENLMKMEYLQPREGFFNFEQADEFMAFAEENGMAVVGHALVWHSQTPDWLFKDKSGNPVSREVLIARMRNHIHTVVGRYKGRIKYWDVVNEAIDTKMVVDESLPLDEEGNPQKKRVAFYRDSPWLQIIGEDYIELAFRFAHEADPGARLLYNDFSMTDRAKVEFAAGMVQGLKARGVPIDGVGMQAHWHLDYPAVEQLQESIDILAATGVKLSITELDIGVLPRGNHYQGADVSRREELRAELNPYTNGIPAEILREQGEKYRALFEVFRKNREHLERVTVWGVSDKDSWKNNWPVPGRTAAPLLFDANYQPKPAYYALQKPSMVVIICDDLNDSIAGMGGHPQAKTPNIDRLMERGVRFENAASNCPLCGPSRASLWSGLLPTSTGYYGSNQQANHWRKNPVLKEAPTLFEHFTRNGYRNFSTGKIHHNGHEELSIFQNPDGFPGFGSKPNFGPIPNDGKPKNLRNGVLPPWMPAKLRKEGGWGDGFGPVQDLKPYGAEYGWTMFYSGEPWEFRNGHDRDPMPDEMHAAEAVKFLKQNHEAPFLLTVGFTRPHSPWYAPQEYFDQFPLETIELAPILKNDTDDCAKILVEQNDIAQPWGWQKYRKIMENGGEQQLRQWTQAYLACVAFVDDQAGKILDALDESPYACNTLVILTSDHGYHMGEKEYLFKYSPWEESVRIPLVVAGPGVATNLACSTPVSLIDLYPTFTDYARMPPPPRLDGFSLRPLLEDPAAGKWAGPAFSLAASASKVPVEQNVPAKASDQHFSLRTERYRYIRCRNGEEELYDHRNDPNEWINLAGNPEFGQELASLREKLEQAVPQD
- a CDS encoding sulfatase family protein; this encodes MKMHLSSLAALLLAAATGSHSAQRPNILFLFADDWGRHASAYAKVEGPGSMNDTVSTPNFDRVAEAGVLFLNAYVNSPSCTPCRSSLLSGQHFWRTGNGAILQGATWDSKIPSWPLLLEAGGYDIGYSYKVWAPGTPLNAPIGEKRTRFEQAGKRFNSFSQTATALIKKGSTVEEAKAALLDEARGNFRSFLETRGQGKPFAFWFGPTNVHRKWIKGSGKKLWNIDPDSLKGKMPPFLPDVHEVRQDFADYLGEAQAFDAAIGVLIEELKRSGKFENTIIAISGDHGAPGFPHGKCNLYDFGTQVSLALSGPGIGGGRVVNDFVSLPDLAPTFLEAGQVDVPSVMTAKTLWPVLAAEKDGWVDPARTGVYIGRERHVRKARAGNLPYPQRAIRTREFLLVINFRPDRYPLGDPFDLDNGKAPSSDKLENNTFATLPDEDAGPAKAWIVEHRNDPKWQTYFQHAYGKRPRLELFDVQKDPFQMNNLADNPEYREVVARLQKQLLAEMKATGDPRLIDEGRFFEDVSKFDGN
- a CDS encoding IS30 family transposase — protein: MGRDTPKRTSANVLAALMKAQCLEYAVCEKTIYNLIDAQKVPGVTNESLWEKRKRKKGRKSLCRQRKCAVDPGHGIGDRPQEAEERQVAGLWEIDPVFGGKGKGTAVLLTLTERKTRKQIIRKLKDRTEKAVARKQVQKIEDGINNYPRRILDFETAEERFIQELSA
- a CDS encoding IS1595 family transposase; this translates as MSNYPRTLLEFQHRFPDESSCLHHLEHVRWPAGFECPSCGNVGDPWRLRARPRVLECRQCGNQASLTAGTIMHRTQLPLTIWFWAAYLVTTQTPGMSALQFQRQLGIKRYETAFLILHKLRMAMVRPERDRIGSKWPVEVDETFVGGTTQGEGRGRHHKTLVVGMVEVMPRKKALGPDPNLPSGQRPQHQGGHGRSFIAGRLRLQVVPNRKQETLEPILVTNVQKKAEVRTDGWTGYDNLHGLGYKHIAVPIRGDQAKTDQHLPMIHIVFGNLDAWLLGTHHGVSSAHLQGYLNEFVFRFNRRFWPMVGFESVLKIAVQVESPTVQNFYKAARESKDST
- a CDS encoding GIY-YIG nuclease family protein, coding for MHYVYLIRSIANPGQTYIGLTDDLKSRLNKHNEGGSPHTSKYKPCLSD
- a CDS encoding Fic family protein, which produces MTTFTPKFTITNRMTAAITQIERARGFLEAARLSDDWVRDMGAEALIKEAHHTTHIEGTHLTLDQAERLWRGEAVPEADPDDARELLNYRSAFGFVSECLDSGDPIHEGMIREIHRKLVDGVRGGKADPGNYRRIQNYVANAATGQVIYTPPGAADVPIMMSEMVKWLNSDLDIHPVLVSGIAQFQLVHIHPFLDGNGRASRLLSTLCLYKAGYDFKRLFTISEYYDRDRPTFYKKIQSVRENDMDMTGWLDYFITGLETQMIEVKERGEQVIRRDVLVQKHSLNERQGKALGYLLQNRKLTIQDFEGICPDVNRRSLQRDLKGMLDKEVILEIGAGATDPTRHYALAEL